In Musa acuminata AAA Group cultivar baxijiao chromosome BXJ3-9, Cavendish_Baxijiao_AAA, whole genome shotgun sequence, a single genomic region encodes these proteins:
- the LOC135648703 gene encoding uncharacterized protein LOC135648703: MMPSFSCRFPATRRLRHLRSLPFLLLLFALLTGSALGRGRHVIAIPAAVPFPRGLAWDPSAQHFLVGSRLSHAAVYSVSDAGVAEALVSDLLLPSSSSVAALTVDDRRRRLLIALARPAALAAYDLRSPRPHRRIFLSSFPDPSAVPGGVAVDPKTGSAFITAGSVVLKADLDGTASVLSRSAIYGADPSSEGLGAVAHVSHGFLLVVERGGTGRMFKVDEEDGAAKEVLRKGVGAAAEGIAVRSDGGAVLARGGAGTRWLRSRDGWGDAAVQDEAAVEEGWQATAVAVREGRRAYVLVTPGEEEGGEEKKVRRIEEVEWGKEGEGEMVWGFVLIGLGLAYFCYWRFQMGQLVTNLNKKRA; this comes from the coding sequence ATGATGCCTTCCTTCTCCTGCCGTTTCCCTGCAACCAGACGACTGCGCCACCTCCGCAGCTTgcccttcctcctccttctgtttgcCCTCCTTACGGGCTCTGCCCTTGGGCGCGGCCGCCACGTCATCGCCATCCCCGCTGCCGTGCCCTTCCCACGCGGCCTCGCCTGGGACCCCTCCGCGCAGCACTTCCTCGTCGGGTCCCGCCTCTCCCACGCCGCCGTCTACTCCGTCTCCGACGCAGGCGTCGCCGAGGCCCTCGTCTCCgacctcctcctcccttcctcctcctccgtcgcCGCCCTCACCGTTGACGACCGTCGCCGCCGCCTCCTCATCGCCCTCGCCCGCCCCGCCGCCCTTGCCGCCTACGACCTCCGCTCCCCGCGCCCGCACCGCCGCATCTTCCTCTCCTCGTTCCCCGACCCCTCTGCAGTCCCCGGCGGTGTCGCCGTCGACCCCAAGACTGGCTCCGCCTTCATCACCGCTGGGAGCGTCGTCCTTAAGGCGGATCTCGATGGGACCGCGTCCGTCCTTTCCAGATCGGCGATCTACGGCGCCGATCCGTCGTCAGAGGGCCTGGGCGCGGTGGCGCACGTGAGCCACGGGTTTCTGCTGGTGGTGGAGAGGGGTGGAACCGGGAGAATGTTCAAGGTCGACGAAGAGGACGGAGCGGCGAAGGAGGTGCTGAGGAAGGGGGTGGGGGCGGCCGCGGAAGGGATCGCGGTGAGGAGCGACGGGGGAGCGGTGCTGGCGCGGGGAGGAGCGGGGACGCGTTGGCTGCGGAGCCGGGACGGGTGGGGAGATGCGGCGGTGCAGGACGAGGCGGCGGTAGAGGAGGGTTGGCAGGCCACAGCCGTGGCCGTGCGCGAGGGGCGGAGGGCGTACGTTCTGGTGACACCTGGAGAAGAGGAAGGCGGAGAAGAGAAGAAGGTGAGGAGGATCGAGGAGGTGGAGTGGGGGAAGGAAGGGGAAGGGGAGATGGTGTGGGGATTTGTGCTGATTGGTCTGGGATTGGCTTATTTCTGCTACTGGAGGTTTCAGATGGGGCAGCTTGTCACCAACCTGAACAAGAAGAGAGCATAG
- the LOC103998633 gene encoding uncharacterized protein LOC103998633: protein MAFSSFRAVLPSPHPPAAKDSDVVGIAQNKFRATNKVNEVKLVGSISRRDAMSCLFATLMATSARSDPAEARSVKPETRRKIREKLNKLREKAGVPKDKTAANPKNKENPPASPEDRLTAPLVEATL, encoded by the exons ATGGCGTTCTCATCTTTCCGAGCTGTGCTTCCCTCGCCTCATCCTCCGGCCGCAAAAGACTCCGATGTCGTCGGAATCGCCCAAAACAAGTTCCGG GCGACTAACAAAGTAAACGAAGTGAAGCTGGTGGGTAGCATATCAAGAAGAGATGCAATGTCCTGCTTGTTTGCCACCTTGATGGCAACATCAGCACGCAGTGACCCTGCCGAAGCTCGTTCCGTGAAGCCAGAGACCCGAAGAAAAATCAGAGAGAAGCTCAACAAGCTTCGGGAGAAAGCAGGAGTTCCAAAGGACAAGACCGCCGCTAACCCTAAGAACAAGGAAAACCCACCAGCAAGTCCTGAGGACAGATTGACTGCACCTTTGGTTGAGGCAACTCTGTGA